A window of the Lolium perenne isolate Kyuss_39 chromosome 7, Kyuss_2.0, whole genome shotgun sequence genome harbors these coding sequences:
- the LOC127316370 gene encoding uncharacterized protein isoform X1, with translation MAPDDDKDATPPPPPPHPALPGRADEYLRDSISFSLGLPVPDRSLRLKLLASEDLRRRLQDHVFALEEDLHAAARRIDLLKKESAMNAEGIRRCVEEKEAVAADRGRLAADAARLEKEVTLYERDLERAMESCDDLARENDDLRARLKDTPDLTALNNEVQALQRDREILKTNLNKAEEEVKLLFEENRALDEANKRLLSLLDKEQKQRSERKHSSCNSTKQKRKSSSLKDTSPVSLAIDFNSADALRHPLSPLQQNSPDCRLHKK, from the exons ATGGCGCCGGACGACGACAAGGAcgccactcctcctcctcctcctcctcaccccGCGCTCCCGGGCCGCGCCGATGAGTACCTGCGCGACTCCATCAGCTTCTCCCTCGGCCTCCCCGTACCCGACCGCTCCCTCCGCCTCAAGCTCCTCGCCTCCGAggacctccgccgccgcctccaggacCACGTCTTCGCCCTCGAGGAGGACCTccacgccgccgcccgccgcatcGACCTCCTCAAG AAGGAGTCCGCCATGAACGCCGAGGGGATCCGCCGCTGCgtggaggagaaggaggccgtggcGGCGGACCGCGGCAGGCTCGCCGCCGACGCCGCCAGGCTCGAGAAGGAGGTCACCCTCTACGAGCGCGACCTCGAGCGCGCCATGGAGTCCTGCGACGACCTCGCCAGGGAGAACGACGACCTGCGGGCGCGCCTCAAGGACACCCCCGAC cttactGCACTAAATAATGAAGTGCAAGCTCTGCAGAGGGACAGAGAGATACTGAAGACCAATCTCAACAAAGCAGAGGAGGAG GTTAAGTTGCTATTCGAGGAAAACAGAGCTCTTGACGAAGCAAACAAGAGGCTGTTGAGCTTACTGGACAAAGAGCAGAAACAACGATCTGAACGAAAGCATTCTTCCTGTAATTCCACCAAG CAGAAGCGCAAATCATCAAGTCTGAAGGACACGAGCCCAGTGAGCCTGGCTATCGATTTCAACAGTGCAGACGCACTAAGGCATCCGTTGTCACCCTTGCAGCAAAACTCTCCAGACTGCAGGCTGCACAAAAAGTGA
- the LOC127316370 gene encoding uncharacterized protein isoform X2 has protein sequence MAPDDDKDATPPPPPPHPALPGRADEYLRDSISFSLGLPVPDRSLRLKLLASEDLRRRLQDHVFALEEDLHAAARRIDLLKKESAMNAEGIRRCVEEKEAVAADRGRLAADAARLEKEVTLYERDLERAMESCDDLARENDDLRARLKDTPDLTALNNEVQALQRDREILKTNLNKAEEEVKLLFEENRALDEANKRLLSLLDKEQKQRSERKHSSCNSTKKRKSSSLKDTSPVSLAIDFNSADALRHPLSPLQQNSPDCRLHKK, from the exons ATGGCGCCGGACGACGACAAGGAcgccactcctcctcctcctcctcctcaccccGCGCTCCCGGGCCGCGCCGATGAGTACCTGCGCGACTCCATCAGCTTCTCCCTCGGCCTCCCCGTACCCGACCGCTCCCTCCGCCTCAAGCTCCTCGCCTCCGAggacctccgccgccgcctccaggacCACGTCTTCGCCCTCGAGGAGGACCTccacgccgccgcccgccgcatcGACCTCCTCAAG AAGGAGTCCGCCATGAACGCCGAGGGGATCCGCCGCTGCgtggaggagaaggaggccgtggcGGCGGACCGCGGCAGGCTCGCCGCCGACGCCGCCAGGCTCGAGAAGGAGGTCACCCTCTACGAGCGCGACCTCGAGCGCGCCATGGAGTCCTGCGACGACCTCGCCAGGGAGAACGACGACCTGCGGGCGCGCCTCAAGGACACCCCCGAC cttactGCACTAAATAATGAAGTGCAAGCTCTGCAGAGGGACAGAGAGATACTGAAGACCAATCTCAACAAAGCAGAGGAGGAG GTTAAGTTGCTATTCGAGGAAAACAGAGCTCTTGACGAAGCAAACAAGAGGCTGTTGAGCTTACTGGACAAAGAGCAGAAACAACGATCTGAACGAAAGCATTCTTCCTGTAATTCCACCAAG AAGCGCAAATCATCAAGTCTGAAGGACACGAGCCCAGTGAGCCTGGCTATCGATTTCAACAGTGCAGACGCACTAAGGCATCCGTTGTCACCCTTGCAGCAAAACTCTCCAGACTGCAGGCTGCACAAAAAGTGA